The Stigmatella aurantiaca DW4/3-1 genome contains the following window.
AATCCACATCCGGGCCCAGCCCCTTGTCCGTCTGACAGGCCAGGGCGAAACCCGTGGGGTGGGTCACCGAGCGGGTGAACACGGTGGCCAGGACGATCCTCCACCGCCGCGCCTTCAAGCGGGCCAGCATCCCGCCGCACGAGAAGGCGACGTCATCCAGGTGAGGGGACAGGAAGAGGGCGGTGTTCATAGCAGGTGGGGCGAACTCCGGAAGCGGCAGGAGAGGTCCGCCGTGGCCTCGGTGGTGGCGGGGTCATAGACGTTCGTCCAGCGGGTGTCCGGCCGGGTTCCCAGGAGGTCCGCGTAGACTTGTTGGATCTGTCGGCCCACGGCCTGCCACGAGTACAGCGCTCGTGCTTCTTCCAGGGCGGTGCGTGCCAGGCGGCGCCGCAGCGCCGCATCGTCCAGCACGCGGGCGATGGCTTCGGCCAGGGCGTTGGCGTCCCGAGGTGGCACGAGCAGGCCGTTGCGCCCATCCTCCAGGCAGTCCAGCACCCCCACCGCCCGGGTGGAGACGATGGGCAGCCCGGTTGCCATGGCCTCGAGGATGGTGTTGGAGAAGCCTTCCGCGTAGGTCGGCGAGACGAAGAGGTCGCCTCGCCGGTACAGCTCAGGCGCATCCTCGTAGGCGGAGTACCCGGTGAGTTCCACGCTGTCCTGAAGGCCCTCGTCCGCCACCCGGGCCTTCACGGCGTTCACATCCGGGCCGATGCCGGAGACGAGAAGCTTCAGCCGGCGCCTGTCCCGCAGCACCAACTGCTTCACCGCGTCCAGCAGCTCCATCACGCCTTTCCGCGCGTCCACGCGGCCGTGGTAGAGCAGGACGGGCGGGTCCTTCAGCGCCCCGGGCGCCGAGTCCTTCCGAGGGTGGAAGCGGCGGGTGTCCGTGGCGCCAGGCACGAAGGTGAAGCGCTCCAGCGGGGTGCCATGGTGGCCCTGGACTTCCTCGGCGAAGGTCCGGCTGCCGATCAGCAGCGCCCCGGAGTGGCCCAGCACCGCCAGCATGGCCTGCTTGTGGGTGCCGCAGCAGGTGCCCACCCAGTGTCCGTCTCCTCCCTGGATCGACACGACATTGGGCAGGCCCAGCCGCCGGCTCGCCTCCAGGGCCGCCAGGCCGCACGGGTAGCCGTACTGCGCGTGGATGAGATCAAACGGGCGCTCGCGGTGTTCCCGCTCCACGGTGGCGACCATGTCCTCGACATCCTGCTCGAAGCTGGCCGGCAGACCGGCGTTGATCCGCTGCTCTCCCTGGGACTCACGTCCCAGCACCCGGGCGCCTGGGATGCCGGGAGGCGGTCCTCCGCCGTAGACCGAGGCGCCCGCGGCGTCGTTCCGGTACTGGCTGACCATCGTCACGTCGTGGCCGCACGCCACCAGCTCTTTGACCAGGTTGAGGGCGTAGACGCTCATGCCCGAGATGGCCGGGAAGAAGCGCCGGGAGATGAAGCAGATGCGCAGGGCGTTCTGGCTCATGCCGCTACCCCCGCATCCGAGGGAAGCCGCGCCCGGAGCCACTCGAGCGCTTCGGGAATCATGGTGTGCGCGCGGTGCGCGTCCCGGGAGAGTTCGATGCAGACGAGCTTGTCGTAGCGCGCCTGGATGAGTTCCCGGAGCACCGGGATGACGTCCAGGTCTCCCTCGCCGAAGGGCAGGTGTTCGTGCACCCCTCGCTTCATGTCCTCCAGGGCCACCGTGCCGAGCACGGGGGCGAACTCACGCACGGCGTCCACGGGCTCGCGCTCCTGGGTCACCAGGAGGTGTCCCACGTCCAGGGCCAGCTTGAAGGGCGCCGCCCCCAGGAGCTTCACCTCTTCCTGGAGCTGACGCCAGGCGTCCACCGTCTCCACCAGCATGCCGGGTTCGGGCTCCATCGCGAGCACCACGCCCCGGGAGGCGGCATGGTCCGACAGGCGGGCCACGCCATCCACCAGCCAGCGCCAGGTGTCCTTCAGCACCACCTCGCCTCGCCGGGGGACCCCCGCCCAGAAGGAGACCGCCTCGCCCCGGCAGGTGGCACAGACGTCCACCGCCCGGCGCAGGAAGTCGAGCCTGCGCGCCCGCCCCTCTGCCTCGGGGCTGATCAGCGTGGGCTCATGTTTGGCCCGGGGGTTGAGCAGGAACCGGGCGCCCGTTTCCACCACCAGGCCGAGCCCAAGCTGCTCCAGCAACCCCGCCAGCATTTCCGCGCGGCAGAGCAGGTTGGGAGCCAATGGATCGAAGTGGTGGTGATCCAGCGTGAGGGCCACGCCGTCGTAGCCGCTGTCGGCGATGAGCCGCAAGGCGTCTCCGAGACGATGGTTGGCGGCTCCGTTCGTGTTGTACGCAAAGCGCAATGTCATGACCGGCCTCCTCCAAAACGGCGGGTACGAAGCACTGTTTGCACGCTGTGACGCCCCGGTTCCCGGTAGAGCGGGTAGAGCGAACCCAGCCGTTGCTCGGCCAGCCGCACGTTGAACCAGGCGGGGCCCCCCAGGCGCTCCTCGGCCGATGCCGTCAGCCGCACGCGCTGGGCCCCCTCGGGGGGAGGCCCCAGGCCGGCCAGGGGATCCTGGCGCGCCAGCAGACGGGACAGGTTCCGTTCTCCCAGCCGGGAGTAGGTCATCGTCTCCACCTCGAGCCCTGGGACGAGGGTCTTCACCACGTGGATGGAGTGGTCCGGAGGGGACAGGTCGATGATCAGGACGTCGAAGCCGGTCAGGAGGAGCCCATCCACCACCTGGGCACAGCGCTCCGAGGGGGCCTCGGCGGTGACGGCCTCGGGCAGGTTCGCGAAGCGGACCTTGTGGCGGCACTGAAGGGTCTGTGTGGTCAGCTCCCGCAGGGCTGCCACGGGCATGCTGGCCCACTCGACCATGCCCTGGAGCGCCCGGGGTTCCTCCTGGCGGAGGTCCACCTGGGGCAGGAATCGCTCCAGATAGCCGGAGGGCGCCACCCGGGCCACGGCCTCCAGGGGGCCGTGCATGAAGGCCTTGCGCGCCCGCGAGCCGGCGTATTCCAGCAGGGCCTTGCGCAGGGCCCGGTTCCGGTCGGGATCGGCCGCCTCGCCGCAGGCGGTCACCATCAGCGGCTGCTCGCCGGGGGATGGATCGTTGCCCACCACGTACAGGTTGACGAGGCCAAACTCCAGGCTGGCCAGCTTGGGAATGATCTCGATGCCCGCCTGGCGGTACCGCTCCAGCAACTCCTGGATGTCAGGGGGCAGGTTGGCCTCTTCGAGGTCCAGGACGACGCCTCGATCCATGGCCCTGAATTGCAAGCCATTGCCGTCTCGCTGTTGCAGTTCCAGCAGGGCGTGGGCCAGGGCTTGGGACTGGCTCAGTCCGGCCCCCTGGCCATTGGTGATGGGCAGGATGAGTGGGGAGTGTCCCCGGAGCTGGCCCGGGTGAATGGCCACGAACTCCTCGGGCACCAGGACGGGCTCTCCGGTGGACAGCCGCTTCATCTCGAGCCAGGTCAGCGGCATGTCTGGCTGATAGGGGCTGCCCGCGGGCAGTCCCAGCGTCAGGGGATCCGCCACCCCCCGCGTGCCCCGGAGGCGCACCATCTCGGTGTAGCTGCCATGGAAGCGTGGCAGACCCGCGAGGGTCTTCTCGGCGAACACCTCCTCGGCCAGCTCGCCAATGGCGCTGACCATCGCTTCTTCTTCGGTGGCGCCGTAGCCGTGGGAGGTGATCCACGGCCCTTTTTCCATGCGCAGGCTGGAGGCCACCACGGGGATGCCGAGCCGGTCGATGCCGTCGTCCCGGAACAGCAGCAGCTCTCCGGCGGGCATGGCGCGCGCGTAGGCCTCTCGCGCCTCCGTCAGGCTGGGTTGCTCCTTCATGACAGTTCCTCCATGGGCACGGGCTGCGTGTGGGGCATCCCCGCGAGCAGCCGATCGAACAAGGCCAGCGCATGTGTGCGGGTGACACCCCGGGCAAACTCGAAGGGGGTGAAGACGTTCTCGAACGGAAGTTGTTCGAACACCTGGCGGTAGTGGCGCAGCTCCCCATGGCTCATGGGAATCGCGTAGTGAAAGCCCTTGTGGCACGAGAGCCCCGTGGGCTTGCCCTGGGCGTTCAGCTCCACCTTGAGGGCATCGCCGCAGAAGAGCGAGCGCGTGTGCGCGTCGTACAGCACACACTGGCCTTCGTAGTGGCCGCCCACGGGGTGCAGGGTCAACCCTGGCGCCACCTCGTGCACGCCGTCCACGGGCCAGCGCACCCGGAATGCCTTGGTGTAAGGGATGGCGTCGCGGTGGAGCACCAGCAGCGGCTCGAACCACTCCTGGAGTTGCCACAGCGCCCCGAACCCATGCGGGTGCGAGGCGGACAGCACCCGGAGGCCCCCGAGCGAGGCCATGTGCTCCAGCGCCCCCCGCGAGTACCAGGGGGCGCCCTCGAAGGCGACGTTGCCGTCCAGCCGCCGGATGAGCCAGCCCGTGGAGCCCAGGCCGAAGGCCGGCGTGCAGTGAAAGCCCAGGATGCCTGGCAGTGCCTCGTACCAGGAGGACGTGAGTGTCTCGCCCACCTGGGAAGCGGAGCGGAAGTTCCAGCCATTCTCGGGCAGGGCGTTGCGCACGTCCGTGCAAATGGGACAGCCCGGCGGGTGCTCGTGCGAGAACCAGGGCTGCCACCAGCCACAGTGAGAGCAGGCGTAGCGGATCAGCGGCATGGTGTCCCGTCTTGGAGGGGAGGGGTGGCCTGGGCCAGCAGGCGCAGCAGGCGGATGTCCCGGTCAGGGGAGAACGGTTGGGGACGGCCTTCCAGGACACAGGCCGAGAAGGCCTCAATCTGGTGGAGGAAGGGGCTCCGATCCTCGGCGGGCGAGAGGGGCACGGGGGTCTCCTCTCCAGTCACCGCGTCCGTCAGGGTCAGCGTGCCCCCGGGCGTCTGTCCCATGCTCTTGTAGGCCAGGGCCCGGGCCTTGGTGCCAATCAGCTCCAGGGTTCGCCGCGGATAGGCATCCGGACAGTTGTAGGCCACCTGGAGGATCCCCAGGATGCCGCTGCGGAACTGGCCCATGAGCACCGCCCCGTCGTCCACCGGGTAGTCGTGGACGCGCCGCTGCAACAGGGCGGTGAGCGAGCTCCACTCGTCCTGCAGCAGGACCTCCAGCAGATCCAGCCCGTGAGGGGCCAGATCGATCATCGCCCCACCCCCGGCCTGGCGGGGATCGACCCGCCAGTTGTGGGGCGCCCAGTCGCGCGGCAGCCAGCACGCATAGTGGATGCGTGCTTGGGTGATGGTGCCCAGCATGCCCTCCTGCACGAGCGTGCGCAGGCGCCGGTGGATGGCGTGGTGGCGCTGATCGAAGGCGGTGGCGTAGTGGACGCCCGCCCGCCGGCAGGCCTCCACCATGCGCTCGCCCCCCTCGGGCGTGATGGCCATGGGCTTCTCGCACAGCACGTGCTTGCCTGCGGCCGCGCAGGCCTCCGTGATGGCCGGGTGCAGGTGGTTGGGGGTGGCGATGTAGACCGCATCCACGCCGGGATGGGCCAGGGCCTCGGCCAGCGCCGTGTACCGGAGCGCCTCGTTGCCGGAGATGCGCATCAGCATCTCGGCATCCGGGTCGCACAGGGCCACCAGGCTCGCGTTGTCCGCGGCCTGGATGGCGGGCGCTACGTAGTCCCGGGCCACCCAACCACACCCCACGATGGCCCAACCGAGTCTGCGCGGGTGGGAGGACATGGGTCAGCCCCGGATGCGCTCTTTGCCGAGGACGGGCTGCACGCCCCCGCCGGACAGCCAGCTCATGAGGCGGCGCTGCTGCTCCGCCATGGCATGCTCCACCTTGCCCCCGTTCTGCGTCATGGGGGCCTTGAAGAAGCAGCCCAGCGCGTCGATGACTCCGGCCTCGCCGCGGCGCTTGGCCAGGTCCAGCGTGCGCGCCAGCTCCACCACGAGCGGGGCCGCCAGGATGGAGTCCTTGCAGAGGAAGTTGAGCTTGAGCTGCATGGGCTGGCCCAGGAAGCCCACGACGTCGATGTTGTCCCAGGCCTCCTTGTTGTCCCCGCGGGGCCGGTAGTACTGGATCTGGACGATGTGGTCCTGGACCTTGTAGCCGAGGATGCTGTCGAGCGCGGCGCCCTTGGTGTCGATCTTGTTGGCCTTCGAGGCCGGATCATTGAGGGCCTCCCCGTCCCGGTTGCCCAGGATGTTGGTGGAGTACCACCCCTCGACGTGCAGCGCGCGGTCCCTCAGGGCCGGGGCGATCACCGTCTTGAGCATCGTCTGGCCCGTCTTGCCATCCTTGCCGGCCAGGGGCGAGCCGTTGCGCTGGGCGAGCAGCAGCAGCGCCGGCACGTCGGCGGCGATGCTCGGCGTGAAGTTGGCGAACGGCGTCCCGTCGGCGATGGCCGCATAGGCGTAGAGCATCGCTGGGCCGATGTCCGGATCATCCGCGTCGAGCGCCGCCTCGAAGGCCTCGGGCGTGAGGAACTTGGGCTGCGTCAAGTCCACCGCGCGCTCGGTCGAGGCCAGGTTGATGACCACCACCCGGTGGACGCCTTGCTCCTTGCGGAAGCGCGCCAGATCGTCGCGGATGGCCTGTACCTGCTCGCGCAGGCTGCGCGTCTTCTTGCTGGAGGTGCCCACCACATTCTTGCAGAAGCTCGTGTTGGACACGGCGCTCCAGGGCCGCATCTGGCTCAGCACGGGGGCCACGGCTTCGAGCTGGCTCTCGGTCAGCACCGCGTGGTTGCGCGCCGCCTGTGCGAGATCATCCTCGAACAGATCCCAACCGCCGAAGGTCAGGGCCTCGTAGTCGATCAGACCCAGATCCCGCGCGGCCGCCAGGGGCAACCCCTTGGTGTCCACCCGCCCCCGGCGGAGAAGTTCCAGGCCCGCGACCGCCGTCGTCGCTACTGCTCCCCCCAAGCCCACAATCGCAACACCCAAGCGCTCGTTATTCGCCATGACCCTTGAGATTCCTCTCCCGGACAACGCCATCCCTGACTCGCAGCAGCTCCCATCTCGTGGAGGGAGGGCAGCTCCAGGATGTGTGGAGCGGCTCCGGGGAATGCGGTCAGGCATCCGCCCGCTGCGAGTACTCCAGAAGAGTCCTCACCCCAGGGCGGGGCTTCAACACCGCCTGGAGGAAGAGGGGAGTGTCTGATCGAGGAAGCAAGTGCTCAGAGGGACCGCGTTTTCCATTTCCCTTGACGGAAGAGGGCCGCGCTGGTGATGCCCAGGACCGCGTAGGTGATGGCGATGGCCAGAAAGGCGCCTTCGGGACCTAGCCCCGCGGGGCCGGTGAGTGCATAGGCCAACGGAATCTGGAGCCCCCAGGCGCACAGCAGGTTGATGGCGGTCGGCGTGGTGGTATCCCCCGCGCCGTTGAACGCGTGGGGGATGATTGTGACAAAGGCGTAGAGGAAGAGGCCCCAGCTGAGGATCCGCAGGCCGCGCGAGGCGTGGAGCACCACGTCGGCTTCGATCGTGAAGGCGCGGATGAGCGGCTCGGAGAGGGTCAGGAACACCAGGCTCACCCCGCCCAGAAAGAGAATGGTGAAGAGGCTCGCCCGCCAGGTGACGCGCTCGGCACGCTCCGCGTCCCGGGCCCCCAGGCTCTGGCCCACCAGGGTGCCGACGGCGTGGCTCATCCCCCAGGAGGGTTGCTGGGCGAAGAGGATGATCCGCATGACGAGGGTGTAGCCGGCCATGGCCGCGCTGCCGAAGCTGGCGACGATGCGCATCAGCACCAGCCAGCTCGACAAGCCCAGCACGGACTGGAGGATGGCGCCGCCGGACAGCCGCAGCAGGGAGAGCATCGTGGAGGGCTCGAGCCGCAGGTGGCGCCGTCCCAGGCCCAGCCGTCCTCCTCCCCGCATCAGGCGATGGAGCTGGTAGACCACCCCCGTGAGGCGCCCGAGGGTGGTGGCGATCGCCGCGCCCGCCACGCCCAGGCCTGGAACGGGCCCCAGGCCGAAGATGAAGAGCGGGGCCAGCACGATGTTGACGGAGTTGGCCAGGAACAGCGCCCGCATGGAGGTGGCCGCATCCCCCGCGCCGCGCAGGATGGCGCTGATGAGAAACAACGGCATGACGATGACGAAGCTGCCCAGCATCACCTGGGTGTAGGGAGCGCCTTGTGCCACCACTGCGGGCGAGGCGCCCAGGGCCGAGAGCAGCGGCCGGGCGAACAGCACGCCCAGCACCGACATGGGCAGGGCCAGCAGCAATCCGAGCCCCAGGGTCTGCACCGCCGCGCTCGCGGCCCTCTCGGGGTTCTTCTCCCCCATGCGCCGGGAGACCAGCGCGGTGGCGCCGATGGACAGCCCCAAGGGGACGGTATAGGCGAGCGTGAGCATCGACTCCGTGAGGCCCACCGTGGCCACGGCCTCCGCCCCCAGGCGCGAGACGAAGAAGACGTCCACCAGGGCGAAGACGGACTCCATCACCATCTCCAGCACCATGGGGACGGACAACAGCAGGAGCGCGCGATTCACGGGGCCCGTGCTGAAGTCCTGGTGCGAGCCGCGCACCGCCTCGGCCA
Protein-coding sequences here:
- a CDS encoding glycosyltransferase family 4 protein, encoding MSQNALRICFISRRFFPAISGMSVYALNLVKELVACGHDVTMVSQYRNDAAGASVYGGGPPPGIPGARVLGRESQGEQRINAGLPASFEQDVEDMVATVEREHRERPFDLIHAQYGYPCGLAALEASRRLGLPNVVSIQGGDGHWVGTCCGTHKQAMLAVLGHSGALLIGSRTFAEEVQGHHGTPLERFTFVPGATDTRRFHPRKDSAPGALKDPPVLLYHGRVDARKGVMELLDAVKQLVLRDRRRLKLLVSGIGPDVNAVKARVADEGLQDSVELTGYSAYEDAPELYRRGDLFVSPTYAEGFSNTILEAMATGLPIVSTRAVGVLDCLEDGRNGLLVPPRDANALAEAIARVLDDAALRRRLARTALEEARALYSWQAVGRQIQQVYADLLGTRPDTRWTNVYDPATTEATADLSCRFRSSPHLL
- a CDS encoding sugar phosphate isomerase/epimerase family protein, whose amino-acid sequence is MTLRFAYNTNGAANHRLGDALRLIADSGYDGVALTLDHHHFDPLAPNLLCRAEMLAGLLEQLGLGLVVETGARFLLNPRAKHEPTLISPEAEGRARRLDFLRRAVDVCATCRGEAVSFWAGVPRRGEVVLKDTWRWLVDGVARLSDHAASRGVVLAMEPEPGMLVETVDAWRQLQEEVKLLGAAPFKLALDVGHLLVTQEREPVDAVREFAPVLGTVALEDMKRGVHEHLPFGEGDLDVIPVLRELIQARYDKLVCIELSRDAHRAHTMIPEALEWLRARLPSDAGVAA
- a CDS encoding YcaO-like family protein, with product MKEQPSLTEAREAYARAMPAGELLLFRDDGIDRLGIPVVASSLRMEKGPWITSHGYGATEEEAMVSAIGELAEEVFAEKTLAGLPRFHGSYTEMVRLRGTRGVADPLTLGLPAGSPYQPDMPLTWLEMKRLSTGEPVLVPEEFVAIHPGQLRGHSPLILPITNGQGAGLSQSQALAHALLELQQRDGNGLQFRAMDRGVVLDLEEANLPPDIQELLERYRQAGIEIIPKLASLEFGLVNLYVVGNDPSPGEQPLMVTACGEAADPDRNRALRKALLEYAGSRARKAFMHGPLEAVARVAPSGYLERFLPQVDLRQEEPRALQGMVEWASMPVAALRELTTQTLQCRHKVRFANLPEAVTAEAPSERCAQVVDGLLLTGFDVLIIDLSPPDHSIHVVKTLVPGLEVETMTYSRLGERNLSRLLARQDPLAGLGPPPEGAQRVRLTASAEERLGGPAWFNVRLAEQRLGSLYPLYREPGRHSVQTVLRTRRFGGGRS
- a CDS encoding MBL fold metallo-hydrolase, coding for MPLIRYACSHCGWWQPWFSHEHPPGCPICTDVRNALPENGWNFRSASQVGETLTSSWYEALPGILGFHCTPAFGLGSTGWLIRRLDGNVAFEGAPWYSRGALEHMASLGGLRVLSASHPHGFGALWQLQEWFEPLLVLHRDAIPYTKAFRVRWPVDGVHEVAPGLTLHPVGGHYEGQCVLYDAHTRSLFCGDALKVELNAQGKPTGLSCHKGFHYAIPMSHGELRHYRQVFEQLPFENVFTPFEFARGVTRTHALALFDRLLAGMPHTQPVPMEELS
- a CDS encoding Gfo/Idh/MocA family protein; the protein is MSSHPRRLGWAIVGCGWVARDYVAPAIQAADNASLVALCDPDAEMLMRISGNEALRYTALAEALAHPGVDAVYIATPNHLHPAITEACAAAGKHVLCEKPMAITPEGGERMVEACRRAGVHYATAFDQRHHAIHRRLRTLVQEGMLGTITQARIHYACWLPRDWAPHNWRVDPRQAGGGAMIDLAPHGLDLLEVLLQDEWSSLTALLQRRVHDYPVDDGAVLMGQFRSGILGILQVAYNCPDAYPRRTLELIGTKARALAYKSMGQTPGGTLTLTDAVTGEETPVPLSPAEDRSPFLHQIEAFSACVLEGRPQPFSPDRDIRLLRLLAQATPPLQDGTPCR
- a CDS encoding inositol-3-phosphate synthase, coding for MANNERLGVAIVGLGGAVATTAVAGLELLRRGRVDTKGLPLAAARDLGLIDYEALTFGGWDLFEDDLAQAARNHAVLTESQLEAVAPVLSQMRPWSAVSNTSFCKNVVGTSSKKTRSLREQVQAIRDDLARFRKEQGVHRVVVINLASTERAVDLTQPKFLTPEAFEAALDADDPDIGPAMLYAYAAIADGTPFANFTPSIAADVPALLLLAQRNGSPLAGKDGKTGQTMLKTVIAPALRDRALHVEGWYSTNILGNRDGEALNDPASKANKIDTKGAALDSILGYKVQDHIVQIQYYRPRGDNKEAWDNIDVVGFLGQPMQLKLNFLCKDSILAAPLVVELARTLDLAKRRGEAGVIDALGCFFKAPMTQNGGKVEHAMAEQQRRLMSWLSGGGVQPVLGKERIRG
- a CDS encoding MATE family efflux transporter, which translates into the protein MSLPSVSAELAPGAPSAALEGQGWRAALAEAVRGSHQDFSTGPVNRALLLLSVPMVLEMVMESVFALVDVFFVSRLGAEAVATVGLTESMLTLAYTVPLGLSIGATALVSRRMGEKNPERAASAAVQTLGLGLLLALPMSVLGVLFARPLLSALGASPAVVAQGAPYTQVMLGSFVIVMPLFLISAILRGAGDAATSMRALFLANSVNIVLAPLFIFGLGPVPGLGVAGAAIATTLGRLTGVVYQLHRLMRGGGRLGLGRRHLRLEPSTMLSLLRLSGGAILQSVLGLSSWLVLMRIVASFGSAAMAGYTLVMRIILFAQQPSWGMSHAVGTLVGQSLGARDAERAERVTWRASLFTILFLGGVSLVFLTLSEPLIRAFTIEADVVLHASRGLRILSWGLFLYAFVTIIPHAFNGAGDTTTPTAINLLCAWGLQIPLAYALTGPAGLGPEGAFLAIAITYAVLGITSAALFRQGKWKTRSL